In Quercus lobata isolate SW786 chromosome 12, ValleyOak3.0 Primary Assembly, whole genome shotgun sequence, a genomic segment contains:
- the LOC115971005 gene encoding uncharacterized protein LOC115971005 isoform X1, whose amino-acid sequence MEPSSYLSDVQQLLQQYQQYQAQQQQQQQNQNYATQTYDPSHPAPYDQSNQQYYSSYYQQPQQYAYHQSNYATAYQQPAQPESAESGSHPVPLNAAAAAAVAALSQLTEFAGNMSAAERAMAGFMGQGQGPMHPPVGWSPYRGGGRKSGRPYRGGGRGNFGQHHPRSSGSGPSFRGRGRGRGRGGPRHFPSHGASSTSSHPEPSATEDAESTDDGAEPSADAPEGVAQAAVPPEPSSSAQSQGKIEHNRRPPQAAWCELCRVDCTSVETLEQHKNGKKHKKNLQKLEELKNAVKLGADMPNEQNPTAESEQKVSQKLGCAQNGEVDTQMENLPAIAVTNENKEEAEQQTNTVEQPEVPVQETSDLQGRNPMMDRFDNRRHGMKRKMRGGRGGKRLRTFESPRQHAEPPKPKVVIPLICDLCNVKCDTQEVFDCHLSGKKHLAKLKRFEGHQAMYGPMGLQALYPPNPIAQTLFPQGHQQPYYAPPGSLPSSGPYVTPQAQQAASTAIGTDPQFQQHPNHQVSEAFLESGSHNAVTVTPNSQQQEAIVEPEIRPTLAVEGNPVNGV is encoded by the exons ATGGAACCCTCCTCTTATCTTTCAGATGTTCAGCAACTCCTTCAGCAATACCAACAATACCaagcccaacaacaacaacaacaacaaaatcaaaattacgcTACTCAAACTTACGATCCTTCTCACCCTGCTCCCTATGACCAATCAAACCAACAATATTACTCTTCTTACTACCAACAACCACAACAATATGCCTATCACCAATCCAATTACGCCACCGCCTATCAGCAACCTGCCCAGCCCGAATCCGCGGAGTCCGGATCGCACCCGGTCCCACTGAATGCGGCGGCGGCCGCCGCAGTGGCTGCGCTGTCGCAGTTGACCGAGTTTGCTGGGAACATGAGCGCCGCCGAGAGAGCCATGGCCGGGTTTATGGGCCAGGGCCAGGGCCCAATGCATCCACCG GTTGGCTGGTCTCCATACAGGGGTGGTGGTAGAAAAAGTGGCAGGCCATATAGAGGAGGTGGCCGTGGAAATTTTGGCCAACACCATCCCAGGTCAAGTGGCTCTGGTCCATCTTTCCGTGGGAGAGGACGTGGTCGTGGTAGGGGTGGTCCTCGACACTTCCCTTCTCACGGTGCTTCTTCAACGTCTTCACATCCAGAACCTTCTGCCACTGAGGATGCAGAGTCAACAGATGATGGGGCAGAACCCTCTGCTGATGCACCTGAAGGAGTAGCTCAAGCTGCAGTGCCACCTGAGCCATCATCATCTGCACAATCACAGGGGAAGATAGAGCATAATCGGCGACCCCCACAGGCTGCTTGGTGTGAGCTTTGTAGGGTGGACTGCACTAGTGTGGAGACCCTTGAGCAGCACAAGAATGGAAAGAAGCATAAAAAGAATTTGCAGAAGCTCGAAGAGTTAAAAAATGCTGTCAAACTGGGGGCTGATATGCCAAATGAGCAGAATCCCACAGCTGAGTCTGAGCAAAAAGTGTCTCAGAAGCTTGGGTGTGCACAGAATGGTGAAGTGGACACACAAATGGAAAATTTACCTGCTATAGCTGTTACTAATGAAAATAAAGAGGAGGCTGAACAGCAAACTAATACTGTTGAACAGCCTGAAGTTCCTGTGCAGGAGACATCTGATTTGCAAGGAAGGAATCCTATGATGGATCGGTTTGACAATAGGAGGCATGGCATGAAGCGTAAGATGAGGGGTGGTAGGGGAGGAAAGCGCTTGAGAACTTTTGAATCTCCAAGGCAGCATGCTGAACCTCCTAAACCGAAAGTGGTAATTCCTTTAATCTGTGACTTGTGCAATGTCAAGTGTGACACGCAGGAGGTTTTTGACTGCCATCTTTCTGGCAAAAAGCACCTTGCTAAGCTTAAACGATTTGAAGGTCATCAAGCCATGTATGGGCCAATGGGGCTTCAGGCTCTTTACCCCCCTAACCCAATTGCACAGACTCTTTTTCCTCAAGGCCATCAACAACCTTATTATGCCCCCCCGGGTTCTCTTCCTTCATCAGGGCCATATGTGACTCCCCAAGCTCAACAAGCAGCATCCACAGCTATAGGTACAGATCCCCAATTTCAACAACATCCCAATCACCAAGTTTCAGAAGCCTTTCTTGAATCTGGTAGCCATAATGCTGTTACAGTGACGCCCAATTCCCAGCAGCAAGAAGCCATTGTAGAACCAGAAATAAGACCAACTTTGGCTGTGGAGGGAAACCCTGTAAATGGCGTTTGA
- the LOC115971005 gene encoding zinc finger protein 346-like isoform X2 produces MDTLRKLRKRVGWSPYRGGGRKSGRPYRGGGRGNFGQHHPRSSGSGPSFRGRGRGRGRGGPRHFPSHGASSTSSHPEPSATEDAESTDDGAEPSADAPEGVAQAAVPPEPSSSAQSQGKIEHNRRPPQAAWCELCRVDCTSVETLEQHKNGKKHKKNLQKLEELKNAVKLGADMPNEQNPTAESEQKVSQKLGCAQNGEVDTQMENLPAIAVTNENKEEAEQQTNTVEQPEVPVQETSDLQGRNPMMDRFDNRRHGMKRKMRGGRGGKRLRTFESPRQHAEPPKPKVVIPLICDLCNVKCDTQEVFDCHLSGKKHLAKLKRFEGHQAMYGPMGLQALYPPNPIAQTLFPQGHQQPYYAPPGSLPSSGPYVTPQAQQAASTAIGTDPQFQQHPNHQVSEAFLESGSHNAVTVTPNSQQQEAIVEPEIRPTLAVEGNPVNGV; encoded by the exons ATGGATACTTTGAGGAAGTTGAGAAAAAGG GTTGGCTGGTCTCCATACAGGGGTGGTGGTAGAAAAAGTGGCAGGCCATATAGAGGAGGTGGCCGTGGAAATTTTGGCCAACACCATCCCAGGTCAAGTGGCTCTGGTCCATCTTTCCGTGGGAGAGGACGTGGTCGTGGTAGGGGTGGTCCTCGACACTTCCCTTCTCACGGTGCTTCTTCAACGTCTTCACATCCAGAACCTTCTGCCACTGAGGATGCAGAGTCAACAGATGATGGGGCAGAACCCTCTGCTGATGCACCTGAAGGAGTAGCTCAAGCTGCAGTGCCACCTGAGCCATCATCATCTGCACAATCACAGGGGAAGATAGAGCATAATCGGCGACCCCCACAGGCTGCTTGGTGTGAGCTTTGTAGGGTGGACTGCACTAGTGTGGAGACCCTTGAGCAGCACAAGAATGGAAAGAAGCATAAAAAGAATTTGCAGAAGCTCGAAGAGTTAAAAAATGCTGTCAAACTGGGGGCTGATATGCCAAATGAGCAGAATCCCACAGCTGAGTCTGAGCAAAAAGTGTCTCAGAAGCTTGGGTGTGCACAGAATGGTGAAGTGGACACACAAATGGAAAATTTACCTGCTATAGCTGTTACTAATGAAAATAAAGAGGAGGCTGAACAGCAAACTAATACTGTTGAACAGCCTGAAGTTCCTGTGCAGGAGACATCTGATTTGCAAGGAAGGAATCCTATGATGGATCGGTTTGACAATAGGAGGCATGGCATGAAGCGTAAGATGAGGGGTGGTAGGGGAGGAAAGCGCTTGAGAACTTTTGAATCTCCAAGGCAGCATGCTGAACCTCCTAAACCGAAAGTGGTAATTCCTTTAATCTGTGACTTGTGCAATGTCAAGTGTGACACGCAGGAGGTTTTTGACTGCCATCTTTCTGGCAAAAAGCACCTTGCTAAGCTTAAACGATTTGAAGGTCATCAAGCCATGTATGGGCCAATGGGGCTTCAGGCTCTTTACCCCCCTAACCCAATTGCACAGACTCTTTTTCCTCAAGGCCATCAACAACCTTATTATGCCCCCCCGGGTTCTCTTCCTTCATCAGGGCCATATGTGACTCCCCAAGCTCAACAAGCAGCATCCACAGCTATAGGTACAGATCCCCAATTTCAACAACATCCCAATCACCAAGTTTCAGAAGCCTTTCTTGAATCTGGTAGCCATAATGCTGTTACAGTGACGCCCAATTCCCAGCAGCAAGAAGCCATTGTAGAACCAGAAATAAGACCAACTTTGGCTGTGGAGGGAAACCCTGTAAATGGCGTTTGA